A stretch of DNA from Luteibaculum oceani:
GGCGAGCAATTTCTTAAATGGAACCATCATCAAAAAGGTTGGAATTACAGCGCACATTCAGGTGGCTGCTAAAGCCCAGGATGCCTTAGATTATATCTCGAAGACAGGAATGTTTCAAGGTGCCAGCCACGATAAACCCGATTTAATATTTGTGGATATCAACATGCCACGGATGAATGGATGGGAATTCATTGAGCAGTTTAAACGTCTTCCTAAAAATTTAACCGAGGGCAGCGTGGTTGTTATGCTAACCACAAGCGATAACCCACAAGACAGGCAAAGAGCCGCTGAACAACCAGAAATTCAGGCATTCATCAGCAAACCCTTGTCCAAATCCAAACTAAGCGGTTTAGTTTCTAAATATTTTCCGGGACAAATATTTTAAGAGGTCTTACATTTACCGTAGAAAGTAAATGTATGAAAGCCTTTTTACCCCTTTTTCTTTTACTGAGCTCCACTCTATTTGCTCAAGAACCTAAAGATCCCACCTATAATCAATATAGATCTTGGTGGGATGTGGTGCACTACGATTTAACCGTTGAAGCCTTTCCGAGCGATTCCAGCATTAGTGGAATCAATGTTATAACGCTTGATGCCGGAAGTAAGGTTGGGATGCAAACCCTACAGATAGATTTGCAGGAACCTATGCAAATTACAGAGGTTAAGGCCAACGAAAAGATTGTTCTTCCTAAGCGTGTGGATGACCACTACCTCATAAATTTCGAAGCTAAACCTGGTTTAAACCATTTGGAATTAAAATTTAATGGAAAACCGCATGTGCCAAAAATAGCTCCATGGGAATCTGGCATCGTATTTACAAAGGATAAAGAAGGTTACGACTGG
This window harbors:
- a CDS encoding response regulator translates to MTAGDKLGSILLIDDDPASNFLNGTIIKKVGITAHIQVAAKAQDALDYISKTGMFQGASHDKPDLIFVDINMPRMNGWEFIEQFKRLPKNLTEGSVVVMLTTSDNPQDRQRAAEQPEIQAFISKPLSKSKLSGLVSKYFPGQIF